Proteins from a single region of Flavobacterium sp. YJ01:
- a CDS encoding anion permease, which produces MKEINIKNLLITLVIGLAIWFVPVPNGLTPEAWHLFAIFITTIIGIILKAAPMGTMCMVAVGITAFTEVLAPESAGDSITLALGGFGNKVIWLIGISFFIARGFIKTGLGNRIAFLFIKIFGKSSLGLAYGLGLADLVLAPVVPSNTARGGGIIYPIMKSMAMNFDSDPDKPETRRRLGAFLTLSSYNVNLIASSMFLTGTASNPMCQKFAENLGIHISWTSWALAALVPGLTAFFVIPFLLYKIYPPELKKTAGAPQVASQKLKEMGPISRNEWLMLLTFVILLFLWMTGDLFSIDATTTAFIGLVVLLLTSVLTWEDVKGEKGAWDTIVWFAVLVMMASSLDKLGFIGWFSEIVKGQMLGMSWQIAFIIIIAVYFFSHYIFASATAHVAAMYAALLAVGISLGVPGLFLAFMLGFVGSLYGTLTHYGHGPAPVYFGSGYVDLKSWWVKGLITGLAMLIIYLIVGGVWLNILGFIN; this is translated from the coding sequence ATGAAAGAAATAAATATAAAAAATTTACTTATTACACTTGTAATAGGTTTAGCAATTTGGTTTGTTCCTGTTCCGAATGGACTCACGCCAGAAGCATGGCATTTATTTGCGATTTTCATCACAACAATTATCGGAATTATTTTAAAAGCGGCACCAATGGGTACTATGTGCATGGTTGCAGTTGGAATTACCGCTTTTACAGAGGTTTTAGCTCCAGAAAGTGCTGGAGATTCTATAACATTGGCTTTAGGAGGTTTTGGCAATAAAGTAATTTGGCTTATCGGAATTTCATTTTTTATTGCTCGAGGTTTTATAAAAACAGGATTAGGAAACCGAATTGCTTTTTTATTCATTAAAATATTCGGAAAAAGTTCTCTTGGTTTAGCTTACGGTTTAGGATTGGCAGATTTGGTATTAGCTCCAGTTGTACCAAGTAATACCGCTAGAGGAGGTGGGATAATTTATCCAATTATGAAATCGATGGCTATGAATTTTGATTCAGATCCGGATAAACCAGAAACAAGAAGAAGGTTAGGAGCCTTTCTTACTTTGAGTAGTTACAATGTCAATTTAATTGCTTCATCTATGTTTCTTACAGGGACAGCAAGTAATCCGATGTGTCAAAAATTTGCAGAAAATTTGGGTATTCATATTTCTTGGACATCGTGGGCATTAGCGGCGTTAGTTCCTGGTTTGACGGCTTTTTTTGTAATTCCGTTTCTATTGTATAAAATCTATCCGCCAGAATTGAAAAAAACAGCAGGAGCTCCGCAAGTTGCCTCACAAAAATTAAAAGAAATGGGGCCAATTTCACGAAACGAATGGTTAATGCTTTTAACGTTTGTTATTTTATTATTTCTTTGGATGACTGGAGATTTGTTTTCAATAGACGCAACAACAACAGCATTTATAGGTTTAGTCGTTTTATTGCTAACTTCTGTATTAACATGGGAAGATGTAAAAGGCGAAAAAGGAGCATGGGATACCATTGTTTGGTTTGCTGTCTTAGTAATGATGGCAAGTTCTTTGGATAAATTAGGATTTATTGGTTGGTTTAGTGAGATTGTAAAAGGACAAATGCTAGGTATGAGCTGGCAGATTGCTTTTATAATTATTATTGCCGTTTATTTCTTTAGTCATTACATTTTTGCAAGTGCAACTGCTCACGTAGCAGCTATGTATGCTGCATTGCTAGCTGTCGGAATTTCTTTGGGAGTTCCTGGGTTATTTTTAGCTTTCATGCTTGGATTTGTAGGTTCATTATACGGTACATTAACGCATTATGGCCACGGACCAGCACCAGTTTATTTCGGGAGCGGATATGTTGATTTGAAAAGCTGGTGGGTAAAAGGACTTATTACGGGACTTGCAATGCTAATAATTTATCTGATTGTTGGTGGTGTTTGGCTAAATATTTTAGGTTTTATTAATTAA
- a CDS encoding GlmU family protein — MNYILFDGPVRNALLPFTFTRPVADILVGIMTIRQKWERRLGSTITTITEEYLSEKFPMVEMEENVMINAAYLPNDTLAEMVSNLTENQAIFKGEDVIAFFASENQEEVDFDSYEIIHYNDDCITIEHTWDIFSKNDAAIRQDFAYLTEDRKSQPIPKSVNVIAPENIFIEEGAKLEFVTLNASNGPIYIGKNTEIMEGTVIRGPFALCENAMVKMSAKVYGATTVGPGSRIGGEVKNSVLFANSNKGHEGFLGDSVLGEWCNIGADSNNSNLKNNYEEVKLWSYETEGFAKTGLQFCGLMMGDHSKCGINTMFNTGTVVGVSANIFGSGFPRNFVPSFSWGGAAGFTTYVTKKAFETARLVMSRRNIEFDATEQAIMEQIFEETKKWRKD; from the coding sequence ATGAACTACATTCTTTTCGACGGTCCCGTTCGGAATGCTTTATTACCCTTTACTTTTACAAGGCCTGTGGCTGATATTTTGGTAGGAATTATGACTATTCGTCAAAAATGGGAAAGACGTTTAGGCTCTACGATTACGACTATCACCGAAGAATATTTGTCTGAAAAATTTCCGATGGTTGAAATGGAAGAAAATGTAATGATCAATGCAGCGTATTTGCCAAATGATACTCTTGCAGAGATGGTTTCTAATCTGACAGAAAATCAAGCCATTTTTAAAGGTGAAGATGTAATCGCATTTTTTGCAAGCGAAAATCAGGAAGAAGTCGATTTTGATTCTTACGAAATTATTCATTACAACGACGACTGTATTACGATTGAACATACTTGGGATATTTTCTCAAAAAATGATGCGGCAATCCGTCAGGATTTTGCTTATTTGACTGAAGATAGAAAATCGCAGCCAATTCCTAAAAGTGTAAATGTAATTGCTCCTGAAAATATTTTTATCGAAGAAGGCGCAAAATTAGAGTTTGTAACTCTAAATGCATCAAACGGTCCTATATATATAGGTAAGAATACTGAAATTATGGAAGGAACTGTGATTCGCGGACCTTTTGCCTTGTGCGAAAATGCTATGGTAAAAATGTCGGCTAAGGTTTATGGCGCAACAACTGTCGGTCCTGGATCTCGAATTGGCGGTGAGGTAAAAAACTCAGTTCTTTTTGCTAATTCAAATAAAGGGCATGAAGGGTTTTTAGGTGATTCTGTTTTAGGTGAATGGTGTAATATTGGAGCAGATTCTAATAATTCGAACCTAAAAAACAATTACGAAGAAGTTAAATTATGGAGCTATGAAACAGAAGGTTTTGCAAAAACAGGACTTCAGTTTTGTGGTTTAATGATGGGAGATCATAGTAAATGCGGAATCAATACAATGTTTAACACTGGAACCGTTGTTGGTGTAAGCGCTAATATTTTCGGTTCTGGATTTCCTAGAAATTTTGTTCCAAGTTTTTCTTGGGGCGGCGCTGCAGGTTTTACAACTTATGTAACCAAAAAAGCTTTTGAAACAGCAAGATTAGTTATGAGTCGAAGAAATATTGAATTCGATGCAACTGAGCAAGCTATTATGGAGCAAATTTTTGAAGAAACTAAAAAATGGAGAAAAGATTAA
- a CDS encoding PepSY-like domain-containing protein produces MRTKLKLTVCLLAGLAFGLSANAQKTVIKKEALPANAQTFLKTHFGSKKPSYILQDKEILSTEYKVQFDKQLEIEFDKKGNWKEVDGKNSKIPKSIVPKKIASYIKTNFPKEKVTKIEIESSGYETKLSNGLELKFNLKEDFIKIDK; encoded by the coding sequence ATGAGAACGAAATTAAAACTGACCGTTTGCTTACTTGCAGGATTAGCCTTTGGACTTTCGGCAAATGCTCAAAAAACTGTAATTAAAAAAGAAGCTTTACCTGCAAATGCTCAAACTTTTTTGAAAACACATTTTGGATCGAAAAAACCAAGTTATATATTGCAAGACAAAGAAATCCTTTCTACAGAATACAAAGTGCAATTTGACAAACAGCTTGAAATTGAATTCGACAAAAAAGGAAACTGGAAGGAAGTTGACGGCAAAAATTCTAAAATTCCGAAATCTATTGTTCCTAAGAAAATAGCTTCTTACATAAAAACAAATTTTCCAAAAGAAAAAGTAACCAAAATAGAAATTGAAAGTTCAGGTTACGAGACAAAACTTAGTAACGGTTTAGAATTGAAATTCAACTTAAAAGAAGATTTTATTAAGATTGATAAATAA
- a CDS encoding N-acetyltransferase has protein sequence MEASATMEIKDNTFARQFETVIPEGMLAVEYSFQEKKIFLTKINKPESYENEEIINTLLKNVLDLSAEKNYRVVPIHPKIVSFFKKNPRYKELLPPGIRI, from the coding sequence ATGGAAGCTTCTGCAACTATGGAAATCAAAGACAATACTTTTGCGCGCCAATTTGAAACTGTAATTCCTGAAGGAATGCTAGCAGTTGAATATTCATTTCAAGAAAAGAAAATCTTTTTGACAAAAATCAATAAACCCGAATCATACGAAAATGAAGAAATAATAAATACTTTACTTAAAAATGTTTTGGATTTAAGTGCAGAGAAAAACTATAGAGTTGTTCCTATTCATCCAAAAATTGTTTCGTTTTTCAAAAAAAATCCTAGATACAAAGAACTTCTTCCTCCGGGAATTAGAATCTAA
- a CDS encoding porin, whose protein sequence is MSKILLIPIAFFFLLTPVFLHAQGDVNAGEKTEEAEVKYPQYQIKGLLQARYLESFGDNVDVLGVHHSTGDVTQQSFDIKRMRVGLNTKLSEATEVVILVNLADFKSDTKGKVLENAYGKYTFSKYIALTGGQFRPAFGIEELVPVDIIKSFDFSNQYYEFGKNGWTSFQIGASATGAFDIGKIPVSYAVSVLNGNGKNVEMDKDNGKQYSTRWVFELSKVHKINLGLNGGFGKVFKEDVFAVGADITSDFKLTDRMSFDLQIEYKQGTNHNLYFSLPAANRVGDVSNYQMRGIYFLPNLRYMVNYKKLTAFELSCRYETFDPSYKVNSNVRQTYTPMISLEFGKAYTGRIEMGFEIDRFDRNVPDSSTYNDELFLIQLQLRL, encoded by the coding sequence ATGAGTAAAATTCTACTAATTCCGATTGCTTTTTTCTTTCTTTTAACTCCAGTTTTTCTCCATGCTCAAGGTGACGTAAATGCGGGAGAAAAAACGGAAGAAGCTGAAGTTAAATATCCTCAATATCAAATAAAAGGTTTGCTGCAAGCAAGATATCTAGAAAGCTTTGGCGATAATGTTGATGTTTTGGGTGTTCATCATTCAACTGGAGATGTTACGCAACAATCTTTCGATATTAAAAGAATGCGTGTTGGATTGAATACAAAATTAAGCGAAGCCACAGAAGTTGTAATCTTAGTCAACTTAGCCGATTTTAAATCGGACACCAAAGGCAAAGTTCTTGAAAATGCCTACGGGAAATATACTTTTAGTAAATATATTGCTTTAACAGGAGGGCAGTTTCGTCCAGCCTTCGGTATAGAAGAACTTGTTCCTGTAGATATCATTAAATCTTTCGATTTCTCGAATCAATATTATGAATTCGGAAAAAATGGTTGGACGAGTTTTCAAATTGGAGCTTCGGCAACTGGGGCTTTTGATATTGGTAAAATTCCTGTCAGTTACGCGGTTTCTGTTTTAAATGGAAACGGAAAAAATGTAGAAATGGATAAAGATAACGGTAAGCAATATTCAACACGCTGGGTTTTCGAATTGTCTAAAGTGCATAAAATAAATCTAGGTTTAAACGGTGGTTTCGGAAAAGTTTTTAAAGAAGACGTATTTGCGGTTGGGGCCGATATAACAAGTGATTTTAAGTTGACAGATCGAATGAGTTTTGATCTTCAAATCGAATATAAACAAGGAACCAATCATAATTTGTATTTTTCTCTTCCGGCTGCAAACAGAGTCGGAGATGTTTCTAACTATCAAATGCGAGGAATTTATTTTTTGCCTAATCTAAGATATATGGTGAATTACAAGAAATTAACGGCGTTTGAATTGTCATGTCGTTATGAAACCTTCGATCCAAGTTATAAAGTAAATTCAAATGTAAGACAGACTTATACACCAATGATCAGTTTAGAATTTGGTAAAGCTTATACAGGTCGAATCGAGATGGGATTTGAAATTGATCGATTTGATAGAAATGTGCCTGATTCGTCAACCTACAATGACGAATTATTTTTAATTCAATTACAGCTCCGACTTTAA
- a CDS encoding DUF4199 domain-containing protein yields the protein MDVKLSPAKSGTPYGVLFGVIMILEFVVMYVIGMKSLVNSSFGIIVNLANYLILPIIFIFLGCNQYKKKINNGFISLSECLKTGVSITVLAALIYAAFNVIFNLIFPDFVNEMLDITKSEMIAKNPQMTAKELEMGLGMVKKFMNPFIVFPVTIVMYALIGLIYSLIIGAIVKNEKP from the coding sequence ATGGATGTAAAATTATCTCCTGCAAAGTCAGGTACCCCTTACGGTGTTTTATTCGGTGTTATAATGATTCTAGAATTTGTCGTTATGTATGTAATTGGCATGAAATCTCTAGTTAATTCAAGTTTTGGAATAATTGTCAATTTGGCAAATTATCTAATTCTGCCTATTATATTTATCTTTTTAGGTTGTAATCAATATAAAAAGAAGATTAACAATGGCTTTATTTCTCTTTCAGAATGTCTAAAAACAGGGGTTTCCATAACAGTATTGGCTGCTTTAATTTACGCAGCTTTCAATGTTATTTTTAATTTGATATTTCCTGATTTCGTAAATGAAATGCTTGATATAACAAAAAGCGAAATGATTGCAAAAAACCCACAGATGACTGCAAAGGAATTAGAAATGGGGCTTGGCATGGTTAAGAAATTCATGAATCCTTTTATCGTATTTCCTGTAACCATTGTTATGTATGCATTAATCGGTTTAATATACTCCTTAATAATAGGAGCAATCGTTAAAAACGAGAAACCTTAA
- a CDS encoding type B 50S ribosomal protein L31 — translation MKKGVHPENYRLVAFKDMSNDDVFITKSTADTKETIEVDGVEYPVVKMEISRTSHPFYTGKSKLIDTAGRIDKFKTKYAKHAKK, via the coding sequence ATGAAAAAAGGAGTTCACCCAGAAAATTACAGATTAGTTGCATTTAAAGACATGTCTAATGATGACGTTTTTATCACTAAATCTACTGCAGATACAAAAGAAACAATTGAAGTTGACGGAGTTGAGTATCCAGTTGTAAAAATGGAGATTTCTAGAACATCTCACCCTTTTTATACTGGTAAATCTAAACTTATCGATACTGCAGGACGTATTGATAAATTCAAAACTAAATACGCTAAACACGCTAAAAAATAA
- a CDS encoding glycosyltransferase family 2 protein, which translates to MNLSILIPLLNEEESLKELYTWIIKVMQSNNYSYEIIFVDDGSTDNSWQIIEGFSNENPNVKGIRFMKNFGKSQALHAGFAKAKGDVIITMDADLQDSPDEIPELYEMITAQKYDLVSGWKKKRYDSVVAKNLPSKLFNWAARKTSGVELNDFNCGLKAYKNVVVKNIEVSGEMHRYIPVLAKNAGFGKIGEKVVIHQARKYGETKFGMERFINGFLDLITIWFLSRFGKRPMHLFGAMGSIMFIIGFLSAGYIGVSKLYHMYNGMKYTLVTNNPWFYIALTTMILGTQLFLAGFLGEIILRTKNNEERYKVAREVNF; encoded by the coding sequence ATGAATTTATCTATACTTATACCGCTTCTAAACGAGGAGGAATCACTTAAAGAACTCTATACATGGATTATTAAAGTGATGCAATCTAACAATTACTCTTATGAAATCATTTTTGTAGATGATGGTAGTACAGATAATTCTTGGCAGATTATTGAAGGTTTTTCTAACGAAAATCCGAATGTAAAAGGCATTCGTTTCATGAAAAACTTCGGAAAATCTCAAGCCCTGCATGCTGGTTTTGCAAAAGCAAAAGGTGATGTCATTATCACAATGGATGCCGATTTGCAAGACAGTCCAGATGAAATTCCAGAATTATACGAAATGATTACCGCACAGAAATACGATTTGGTTTCTGGATGGAAAAAGAAACGTTATGATTCTGTTGTAGCAAAAAATCTTCCTTCAAAATTGTTTAATTGGGCAGCTAGAAAAACTTCTGGTGTTGAATTAAATGATTTTAATTGCGGATTAAAAGCTTACAAAAATGTTGTGGTAAAAAACATTGAAGTTTCTGGCGAAATGCACCGATACATTCCTGTTTTGGCTAAAAATGCGGGATTCGGAAAAATTGGCGAAAAAGTAGTTATTCACCAAGCTAGAAAATACGGCGAAACTAAATTCGGAATGGAACGTTTTATAAACGGTTTTCTGGATTTAATTACCATTTGGTTTTTATCACGATTCGGAAAAAGACCTATGCACTTATTTGGAGCAATGGGTTCTATCATGTTTATTATCGGATTTCTATCTGCCGGATACATTGGAGTTTCAAAATTATACCATATGTATAATGGAATGAAATATACTTTGGTTACAAATAATCCGTGGTTTTATATCGCTTTAACAACAATGATTTTAGGAACTCAGCTTTTCTTAGCTGGATTTTTAGGCGAGATTATTTTAAGAACGAAGAACAACGAAGAAAGATATAAAGTAGCACGTGAAGTGAATTTTTGA
- the abc-f gene encoding ribosomal protection-like ABC-F family protein: MITVNDISVQFGGTTLFSDVSFAINENDKIALMGKNGAGKSTLLKIIAGVNKPSTGSISAPREAVIAYLPQHLLTEDGATVMEEASKAFSEIFKMKSEIDEINEQLTVRTDYESDEYMKLIERVSDLSEKFYAIEEVNYEAEVEKILVGLGFEREDFTRQTSEFSGGWRMRIELAKILLRKPDLILLDEPTNHMDIESIQWLEEFLLNQAKAVVVISHDRAFVDNITNRTIEVTMGRIYDYKAKYTHYLELRKDRRIHQQKAYDEQQKMIAENRAFIERFKGTFSKTDAVQSRVKMLEKLEIVQVDEVDTSALRLKFPPAARSGQYPVIVKEMAKSYGDHVVFKDANIVIERGQKVAFVGKNGEGKSTMIKAIMKEIGVDSGSVEIGHNAQIGYFAQNQAALLDENATIFETIDSIAVGDIRTQIKNILGAFMFQGDDITKKVKVLSGGEKTRLAMIKLLLEPVNLLILDEPSNHLDMKTKDIIKDALRDFDGTLILVSHDRDFLDGLATKVFEFGNKRVKEHFEDVAGFLAHKKMDSMREIEK; the protein is encoded by the coding sequence ATGATTACAGTTAACGATATTTCGGTTCAGTTTGGTGGAACTACACTTTTTAGCGATGTTTCTTTTGCTATCAATGAAAATGATAAAATTGCCTTAATGGGTAAAAATGGTGCGGGAAAATCGACACTTTTAAAAATAATTGCTGGTGTAAACAAGCCTTCAACTGGAAGTATTTCTGCTCCAAGAGAAGCTGTAATTGCTTACTTGCCGCAGCATTTACTTACCGAAGATGGCGCAACTGTTATGGAAGAAGCGTCTAAAGCTTTTAGTGAGATTTTTAAAATGAAATCTGAAATAGACGAAATCAATGAACAATTGACGGTTCGTACTGATTATGAAAGTGATGAATACATGAAATTGATCGAAAGAGTTTCTGACTTAAGCGAGAAATTTTATGCTATTGAAGAAGTAAATTACGAAGCTGAAGTTGAAAAAATATTAGTTGGTTTAGGTTTTGAGCGTGAAGATTTTACACGTCAGACTTCTGAATTTTCTGGAGGATGGAGAATGCGTATCGAATTAGCTAAAATTCTTTTAAGAAAACCAGATTTGATTTTGCTGGATGAGCCAACAAACCACATGGATATTGAAAGTATTCAGTGGTTGGAGGAGTTTTTATTAAATCAAGCAAAAGCTGTTGTGGTTATTTCGCACGATAGAGCGTTTGTCGATAATATTACAAACCGTACTATCGAAGTTACAATGGGTAGAATTTACGATTATAAAGCAAAATATACGCATTATTTAGAACTAAGAAAAGACCGTCGTATTCACCAACAGAAAGCTTACGATGAGCAGCAAAAAATGATTGCTGAAAACCGTGCTTTTATTGAGCGTTTTAAAGGAACTTTTTCAAAAACAGATGCGGTTCAATCTCGTGTAAAAATGCTTGAAAAATTAGAAATTGTTCAAGTTGATGAAGTAGATACATCTGCATTGCGTTTAAAATTTCCGCCAGCGGCGCGTTCTGGGCAATATCCTGTTATTGTAAAAGAAATGGCTAAATCGTACGGTGATCATGTGGTTTTTAAAGATGCAAATATTGTAATTGAACGCGGTCAGAAAGTCGCTTTCGTTGGGAAAAATGGTGAAGGTAAATCGACTATGATTAAAGCAATCATGAAAGAAATCGGTGTTGATTCTGGAAGTGTTGAAATCGGACACAATGCGCAAATTGGATATTTCGCTCAAAATCAAGCAGCTTTGTTAGATGAAAATGCCACTATTTTTGAAACTATTGATAGTATTGCGGTTGGAGACATTAGAACGCAGATAAAAAACATTTTAGGAGCTTTCATGTTTCAAGGAGACGATATTACTAAAAAAGTAAAAGTGCTTTCTGGAGGAGAAAAAACTCGTTTGGCAATGATAAAATTATTGTTAGAGCCAGTTAATTTGTTGATTCTGGATGAGCCTTCGAACCACTTGGATATGAAAACTAAAGATATTATTAAAGATGCGCTTCGTGATTTTGACGGAACTTTAATTCTGGTTTCTCACGACCGTGATTTCCTTGACGGACTTGCAACTAAAGTTTTTGAATTTGGAAACAAAAGAGTTAAAGAACATTTTGAAGATGTTGCTGGATTCCTTGCACATAAAAAAATGGACTCTATGAGAGAAATCGAAAAATAA
- a CDS encoding anion permease — translation MKEVQIPQTLITLAVGIAIWLIPAPNGVVAEAWHLFAIFVATILGIILKAAPMGTMCMIAIALTAFTQVLAPGDPGKSITLALKGFGDKVIWLIGISFFIARGFIKTGLGNRIAFLFIRIFGKSSLGLAYGLGLADLVLAPAVPSNTARGGGIIYPIMKSMSMSFGSMPDQPETHRKLGSYLTLNSYNMNLIASSMFLTGTASNPMCQKFALNLGIKITWMSWAAAAIVPGLCAFFVIPFVLYKIYPPELKKTGDAPQIAAQKLKEMGAITRNEWMMLLTFFILLFLWMTGDLFSIDATTTAFIGLVILLLTSVLTWDDVKAEKGAWDTIVWFSVLVMMASSLNELGFIAWFSDLVKAKIGGLSWQMAFPIIVLVYFFSHYLFASATAHVAAMYAALLGVGISLGIPGLLLAFMLGFIGSLYGTLTHYGHGPAPVFFGSGYVDLKSWWVKGLITGLVMLFIYMVIGGLWLRVIGDF, via the coding sequence ATGAAAGAAGTACAGATTCCTCAAACCTTGATTACACTTGCTGTTGGAATTGCAATTTGGCTTATTCCAGCTCCAAATGGTGTTGTTGCAGAGGCTTGGCACTTGTTTGCCATTTTTGTTGCTACAATTCTAGGAATTATTTTAAAAGCAGCTCCGATGGGAACCATGTGTATGATTGCAATTGCTTTAACGGCTTTTACGCAAGTTTTAGCGCCAGGAGATCCAGGTAAATCAATAACATTGGCATTAAAAGGATTTGGAGATAAAGTAATCTGGCTTATCGGAATTTCGTTTTTTATTGCCAGAGGTTTTATAAAGACGGGTTTAGGAAACAGAATCGCATTTCTATTTATTAGAATATTCGGAAAAAGCTCTTTAGGGTTAGCTTACGGTTTAGGATTGGCAGATTTGGTTCTAGCGCCAGCTGTTCCGAGTAATACAGCAAGAGGAGGAGGAATAATTTATCCAATTATGAAATCCATGTCGATGAGTTTTGGTTCTATGCCAGATCAGCCCGAAACACATAGGAAATTAGGTTCTTATTTAACTCTAAATAGTTATAATATGAATTTGATTGCATCCTCAATGTTTTTAACAGGAACAGCAAGTAATCCGATGTGTCAAAAATTTGCTTTGAATTTAGGCATTAAAATCACTTGGATGTCTTGGGCGGCAGCGGCAATTGTGCCAGGGTTATGTGCATTTTTTGTAATTCCGTTCGTATTGTATAAAATTTATCCGCCAGAATTAAAAAAGACTGGTGATGCTCCGCAGATTGCGGCTCAAAAACTAAAAGAAATGGGAGCAATAACAAGAAACGAATGGATGATGCTCTTGACATTTTTCATTTTGCTTTTTCTTTGGATGACTGGCGATTTATTCTCTATTGATGCCACAACAACAGCGTTTATTGGATTGGTGATTTTACTTTTAACTTCAGTTTTAACTTGGGATGATGTAAAAGCTGAAAAAGGAGCTTGGGACACAATAGTTTGGTTTTCAGTTTTAGTGATGATGGCAAGTTCGCTCAACGAATTAGGTTTTATTGCATGGTTTAGCGATTTGGTAAAAGCAAAAATTGGCGGATTAAGCTGGCAAATGGCTTTTCCGATAATAGTTTTGGTTTATTTCTTTAGTCATTACCTTTTTGCGAGTGCGACTGCGCACGTAGCTGCAATGTACGCGGCGCTTCTTGGTGTTGGAATTTCGCTTGGAATTCCAGGTTTATTGTTGGCTTTTATGCTAGGATTTATAGGTTCTTTGTACGGAACTTTAACGCATTATGGTCACGGTCCGGCACCCGTGTTTTTTGGGAGCGGTTACGTAGATTTAAAGAGCTGGTGGGTAAAAGGACTTATAACAGGATTGGTTATGCTCTTTATTTATATGGTAATAGGAGGATTGTGGCTCCGTGTTATTGGAGATTTTTAG
- a CDS encoding porin, whose amino-acid sequence MNQINNFLGFRAFFLLLILPFFATGQTAESNSQTEVKYPQFKFQGLFQARYLSGFTDGIDAVTGLHHADDKAVENTFDIKRMRLGVTAKLGERFDVVMLANLADFKSDPKGKVLENAFARYTFNKNIGFLVGQFRPAFGIEELNPADILKSFDYSNQYTEFGNNGWTSFQIGASMFGSFNLGKLPVTYAVSAVNGNGKDQVSDKDNGKQYSSRFGFELDKKHNINFGINSGIGEVYNRKVFAVGIDLTADFKLADKLMLQTQLEAKQGTNHFLYYNLDPKARTSNLSEYQMRGAYFLPNLRYEIKYQKLTAIEFSCRYEYFDRNFKMDSNAKQTYTPMTGLEFGKGYTGRIEMGMQFDNYKRNIPNSTAYDNNLFIIQFQGRFF is encoded by the coding sequence ATGAATCAAATAAATAATTTTTTAGGTTTTAGAGCCTTTTTTCTGCTTTTAATACTTCCTTTTTTTGCGACTGGACAAACTGCAGAATCTAATTCGCAGACAGAAGTAAAGTATCCGCAATTTAAATTTCAAGGGCTTTTTCAAGCTCGTTATTTGAGTGGTTTTACTGACGGCATTGATGCGGTAACTGGTCTTCATCATGCAGATGATAAAGCAGTTGAAAATACATTTGACATTAAAAGAATGCGTTTGGGTGTAACAGCAAAACTAGGCGAACGTTTTGATGTTGTTATGTTGGCAAATTTGGCAGATTTTAAATCTGATCCAAAAGGGAAAGTTCTTGAAAATGCTTTTGCAAGATATACTTTCAATAAAAATATCGGATTTTTAGTTGGTCAGTTTAGGCCGGCTTTTGGAATTGAAGAACTAAATCCAGCCGATATTCTTAAATCATTTGATTACTCAAATCAATATACCGAATTCGGAAACAATGGCTGGACTAGTTTTCAAATTGGAGCATCGATGTTTGGTAGTTTTAATTTAGGCAAACTTCCAGTTACCTATGCCGTTTCTGCAGTAAATGGAAATGGTAAAGATCAAGTTTCTGATAAAGACAATGGAAAACAATATTCTTCGCGCTTTGGTTTTGAGTTGGATAAAAAACACAACATCAATTTCGGAATAAATAGCGGAATTGGTGAGGTTTACAATAGAAAAGTATTTGCAGTTGGTATAGATCTTACAGCTGATTTCAAATTAGCAGATAAATTAATGTTGCAAACACAACTTGAAGCAAAACAAGGAACAAATCACTTCTTATATTATAACCTAGATCCAAAAGCAAGAACTTCAAATCTTAGCGAATATCAAATGAGAGGTGCATACTTTCTGCCTAATTTGAGATACGAAATTAAATATCAAAAATTAACTGCAATAGAGTTTTCATGTCGATATGAATATTTTGATAGGAATTTCAAAATGGATTCCAATGCAAAACAAACTTACACGCCAATGACTGGATTAGAGTTTGGAAAAGGCTATACAGGCCGTATCGAAATGGGAATGCAGTTTGACAATTATAAGCGTAATATTCCAAACAGTACTGCATACGATAACAATCTGTTTATTATACAATTTCAAGGTAGATTTTTCTAA